Below is a genomic region from Raphanus sativus cultivar WK10039 chromosome 4, ASM80110v3, whole genome shotgun sequence.
atttaatatttcttatGTTACACAGAGAAATTATTAGTAAATTAGTTCATTTGGGAATGATTGCACCCAGTAATTTTTGTAGTTAGAAGTTCCATGCACCCACTTTcacatttttttacaaatacGTGTGTTATAATATGGTTTATCGGCATCATGCACCCACTAAAAATTTTCTCTGGATTCGCCCCTGATCTTTGTTATGGTTGTTTAATGTCTAGAATGTGATTGTTCCTCTGCAACACGACAACATCCTCTTGTCCGAGTAATTTGATTCTCTGACCGAGGTGTATTGAAGACCCTTTCTTTTGTCGTTCGATATGATTCAGTTGGTGGGGGTGGGGGAGGGGTTCTCAGGCTTCGGCAGTCTTTTTGGAGAAGTACAGTACCTCAATATGTTAGACATATTTAGATGTTCTCACATACAATTTATTGAACATCTGGCAGGAAGTTTTGAAGTATAATAAACTCTCATGTTATAGATTAAAACAAATGACTAGAAACAGATAGGATTCAAAATTGCCGGTGCGTTGTCTTGGGCGCCTTTGCTTAAGATGGGAGTATATACAGTATAACTATCTTGTATATGGGATTTGCTAGATAACTCATGTGCGCCCGCATGCATgagcatgtgtatatataatccCGTCCATCgtcgcttttttttttgtctgaatgTTAagattttatactatttttttgaatttacaTAATTGTGAAGGTGAAGATCACTTATTACATAGAGAACATTAACGTACGTAGAGCATTGGTCCGTTTGCGCATGTGTCATGACagacttaaatatatatattttcaacttaacttaaatatattaacgGAGTGATTATTAAGGTTAATTTTATAGACTTGCGTCTCAAGTTTTGAACAGCGACTTAAATTGAACTGCCAGTATCACTCACTCacatacatatgtatatatatatggaatatggtACCATAGACTAACTTTTATGGAACGAAGAAGTCATCATGTTCTTCGTATAGAGTATAGACTATATCATTTTTttggtgcacaaaaaaaaaagactatatcattttttttttttgaactttgacAATATCATTTTATTGGTCTCGCACACTTTCATATCTACAACATCAAACCAagcttttatattttgtatacatACATACCAACGAGGTTTTCTCCTAACATCACACTTTTCGTTAATCTTTCCtcacttttaaatttaactattaaatGATCAACATATCTTTTGCATTGACCATTAAACAAActtttcattataaaaaaatacagttAACCAACATGTTCCCTTCTTTCATATGAAATGAGAATGTAGCTATTTTATTGGTGTCACGTATCTTCATTTCCCCTACTTTATACTTGTATACATAGATATTAACAAGATTTCCTAATAATCATGCATGTAACCCGCTTCTTCTGTCTTTTCGAGAAAAAAACTTCTTTCTATCGTTAATCACTCTTTAACCATTACACCAActtatctttttttctgaacacgACCAACTTATCTCTTAATTACTCTCATATGATATGTAATGATCTTAGTATCTTATTGGTGtactttctttttcaaattgtAGATTACTTTAGTCAGCTTCACAAATCTTTCATGTATTAGTGTAAAATGATTTCGTTTTGAATAAAAGCTTAGCATTGCATGTTCTCAAATCACATCCAAAAACCACTTCAAAAGTTGGTAAAAATGAAAACCACAATgagttatcttcttcttctattcCTCCCTCTTCTAGTAAATGCTAAGCTCAAAAGAACCACACTCTATATTCCTCTTGTTCACAATGGTGTAAATGTTTTTGACACCAAAGTAATTTCCCCTCCCGTCGTATCTCCGCCAAACACCCAAGGGAAAGCCGTTATGGCGGAGATTTATTTCGGGTCTCCTCCTGTAAAGCAAGTTCTTCATTTAGACACCGGAAGCAGCCTTACGTGGGTACAGTGTTTCCCCTGCTCCCGCTGTTTCGACCAGAACCGGCTTCCCAAATACTggccaaaaaaatcaaaaacatacCGCGAACCAATGTGTGAAAGTGAAGATGGGAAATGCAGATACGAGTTGATTTATTTAGACAAATGTGTCGTCAAAGGTATACATGCGCAAGAACTGGTTACAGTAGATACGCTTGATGGTGGGTACGAAAGGCTATATGGTGTGCGTTTTGGGTGTACTGAGCATAGCGAGGGTACAAGCTTTATAGGGACGGGTATATTAGGTCTCGGGGCTGGAATGTCCTCCATCATAGGTGAATTTGACTATAAGTTCTCATTTTGCCTTGGTAGGATAAGCGATAAACGCTCCAATCACAACCTCATTTTCGGAGACGGTGCAAACATACAAGGACATCCAACGGTAATTAATATCACGAATGAccattattatttttcactGGAGTCCATCATTGTTGAAAGGAAAATACGCTTGGACCACCCAGTCCAAGTATTAGTTGATACAGGCTCCACGATGTCTTACGTCTCACCAGGTTTGTACTACAATTTCGTTGATGAGTTTGAAGAGATAATAGGTCGACCTTCTTCATATAGGCCAAATCTATGCTATAAAGCAGAAGATATAGAGCAGCTATACACGTTTGACGTCGGCTTTGAATTTGCCGGAGGGGCTCAACTGAGCGTTAACGTCCATAATATATTCTTACCAACTGGGCCACCTGGAGATCTTTGTTTGGCGATCATAAATAACGAGAATTCTTTTTCAGACATCATCATTGGGGTTACAGCTATGCAGGGGCATAATTTGGGGTACCACCTAAGAAGAAAAACCGtttatttacaaaaacaaaactgtaATAAGTCGAAACTTTAATGGTTACGTATCATCGTTTCTgtttgtttaataattttaataataatttaaatgataaacataaaattgtaCAACTATAAATTGAAGCTAAATATACCGTATCTGTTAAACATATGTTCTTGTTTATTGATTATGATGAAAGGAACACGTTTTGAGCTTTATATTGTTTGCTTTTGTAGAAACTGTATGTAGGGAAAGATTGAGCAACTTATTTTGTATGGGACAtgcattatttaatttatactccctccgtttcaatatagttgatgttttagaaggataattttgtttcaaattagatgaagttttgagattttaaggttaactttaactttattggaaactgttcaaccaattagatttcactgtcttttttattattcgttaattgattcaaaaataatatttttaaaatattttttttagaaaaatctagttttcttaatctttgtgcaagAAGGCAAAatatcaagtattatgaaacagagggagtaacaCATATTTAGCTTGAGAGCATCTAAATACTTTATATATTAATCACTGAGGAAAAAGCAAAAGTTAGTGTGGATCACAAGCCAACCTAAGAGTAGCTCTAACAGCAGGATCTTAAGAAGTTTTtacattaaagaaaaaatgaaaataaattaaattggaGAGCGAATAgctgtgttacaaaaaaagaggAGAGAGAATAGCAAAAGGTTCTAGCTGCAGAATTTTAAGAACATGATGAGAACTCTAAATGATACATGTAGGTGTAATAATGTTTCAAATGGTTTTACAAATTAAAGTATAACTAAAGcagtataataatattatctttttttagaACCTTGGAGAGGTTATAACCGATGTTGCCCTATGTATTACCTGCAACCTCCCTAATTGTTTGGTCAGAGTTAGGTAATGAttatttaaactttaagaaaaaaatactcTCATGTAAAGGATATctagacacaaaaaaaaattggaaatttaTATGAGAAATATTCTGTGTATTATATAtacacctttttttttcttccactCATTTGGTTTGCTCGTTGATCAGGCGATGGGATACGAGAATAGTATGCATTTTGAACTgatgttaaaacttaaaagtgtACAGAGTTGATTCTTTTCAACTTTGCATCATGAAAAtcactttttagtttttatgttttcatcttGCTTTTCAACTGCTTTTGGCTCTGAACGGGAAAAAAAATCGCACGATGTGGATCTATCTAACAAATTCATGTCCGTATTTTAAtgctatttatattttcaaaaagtttacAGTGatgaatttataattaattattaatagttatttttcaaaagaaatgaTTTCTCTTATTCATTTGGTCCacaatatattcatatatttttctgGTGAATCACTAATAACAAACGTGTATTAAATTTCGTTGTTATTTTTGCCCGCAAAATGAtacttcttttatttatttttacatttggATTATTGTGTGAATGACAATTATTGTGTGAGTGAATCCTTTGCGCAAATGATCTGCTTATGTAACGCTTCCTATTTAAAACCTGTGGACttgtaaataaatcaaatttaacatgTAATTTGACTGACATGTATCCATTACGTGTCTCAATTTCTGCAATTCaggatattttaaatttattaagtacGCTATATTGTGAAAGCCCATTTAGTCTAATGGTTTAACTAAAGGTTATTAATACTTCTATAGATAATGGATTAACCCTGTAAAAATGCAAATTATGTAGATTATAGAAAAAGAGAGTTACAATAGGATTTTAGCATGGTACAAGGTGTATCACTGAACATGAATTTCAAAGAGCGGCTTAGAATGATATAGTCAGACGTATATACTCATATGATAGTAAAATTGTCGGCTGTAGAATCATCTATACAATATTTCTCAGCATTATAATACTATAATTaatcagacgttaaaaaaacTCATTATATTAGTCACGGTAGCCCACTACTTTATTATTTTGTCGGGTAGACCATACTAAAATACATcgtgtttttgaaaaaaatagagaaaaaaaccAAACAACTATGCTTTTGTCCCCTTagaataaaaaccaaaatcattgtctatataatataaacaataatgaTTATCCAGTttacaattattaagaaaagtaatataatttacattttaattttacttttgttatctaagaagtaaaaaaaaatcagaagtaaaaaaaatctgaagtAAAAGTTCAGAACCTATCGACTCCGACTCTTCTTTCTCTCCATTGAAGAGGCGATTAGGTTTCGCCGTCGACACCTTCTTTCTCCGTCCTATCTTTGTTCGTCGAAGACATTTAACTCATCGTCACATCTCTCCTTCGTCCTCCTTCTTTCGTATCTCCTTTTTAAACACCACCaattagaataattttatactCTCCGCCGGCTACAATTGGAGTTTTTTAAGCTTGGATAAGCTTCTTGTCTTCGGTTGATAAAGTACGATTAGCATCACGTTGTTCTTCGTTTGCTCTTACTTCATCTTGGTTCCCAAAACTTGGAGGTTAGGGTTCCGAAATCCCCTTTGTGACTTTTTTTGTTGGTAATTTGTTTATTTGCATGTACTATGAAGATTCATAGATTgaattgttaaaaaaacaaatcaattcaCGTTTATGGTTTTGATTGTAGTTTTGGTTTGAGTTGATTGTGAGTTTTATGtgctatttaaaatatataacagttTGATTGTGAGATTGAGTTATATTTGACTGGAACTTGATTCATGTTTATGTGTTTGAAATTAGACAATGATATGTAAAGACAATCACTGTATAAActagagaaggaagaagctttcCAAACTTTCAATGTGTTTCTTTTAACGTTTGTTACAATGATTAAATTGCATATATAGCACTCTTACAACCTTATCCTTTCAGTCAAACGTCAGCACATAACAGCCTGTGAACCTAGACAGCTAAACCTATTCTTTAGAGCTGGCGCAACCGTCGTACGGGGAACACACTTGCGTGACTTCACTAGCCGTTGAGCTTTGTCTTCTTCCTTAACTTGAAACAGGGTTTTGGACTAAACTGAGCTCGTTTGGGCTTCGACTGCAGGCCCATCAGACTGATTCAACATCAATGAcctttttagttttgttttttgcttttctttctaAGTTATTTTCCTGATtctgattaaaaaatattaatatgttagattaaaagaaaatttatgtaAGAAAAACAAGCATATTAATTGATGTAACATATAGatgtatatgaatatatatttcagtcagttattttttatatgaaaatatgtaaatattattcaaataaaactttatataattatttaatatattatgatattttttttttagtttcgtATTAGACCTCTAAAATCTAAGGACCGGCACTGCTTTTAAATATCAATCTTATATCCAAGATTCAATactatatacaaaatataatatataacacaaattttcaaaaaacattattaaaaaaatttccacCTTATCAACTAGTGCTATATTATTTGAAAGCGAAACCTTGGCTAAAAACATAAGATTGTCGAAAAGTTAATCTTGGCTGACTAAAAAGATCTTGGTCATGACaaggaaaatattaataattaaccaAGTAAGGACGGTCAGTGATTTTGAGGGAGTTTTAGCCTCAATATGTATCCGGGTTCGAGTTTCGATGGTCACTagaggtaaaatttaaaatctgggTTCTCTCATTATCTGGTGATCGAGGTATACTTCGACTGATAACGTAGTAATCCGACCGATAACGTAGGTTGACACAGAAACTCGCTGCTAATCTAGAACTACCTCGGTGGGTATCAGGATACACCgaattattcaaattttttttaataatttactaGTCTAAAATGGAGATCAACTGATATAATGTACGAAGTGTAATATGTATCATTTGcttatgttttatttactaaaaacTGTGACTGAATTTGATTAATTTCATATGATGGCATTTCCCTCTTCTTGCATTAAACAATTAAGCCATTTTGACACATTTTTctgcctaggtaattttaaaaccTTTTATAAATTAGTCTCTCAATGCAATTTGGGTGTGAGTGTGTATGACGTCTGAAGACGTTTAGATAGTTTTGTGTGTCGAAGAAATTGAGATAATGATTGGTTGCTTGTGATTTGTGGGTCTCCACTTCGTTGACTGGTTCCAACAAATTTCTTTACCAAATTTAACTTCACGTGTTGTGGCTTTGTTATGTTCAAAATGGCATGAAATACGAGTGGGATGTTAAAATCTCTTTATTAAGTAACCCTCTCcacgaaagaaaaaaaatcaagaaccaatttctctcttctttgttgAAAGAATGAAAAAATCATATATCATCTTTCTAATTTTCACagtcactctctctctcgcacTAGCTGATGAAGTTGGCAACCGGACGGCGGAAAGCATTGCGGAGGAGATAATCTCATCTCTATCTCAGGCGAAATTTGAAGACTGGTCTGCAGCTTTTATCTCCACTGATGATAAGATCCGCGGGGGTGTTTTACCGGCGACGCTCTTCATTCCCGTTGCCGCGACTGATGAACACCTTGGGGACCGAAACGTAGCTGCATATCATGTCGTGCCGGAAAAGATGGAGTTTGCTGATTTGCTTGCCAAGGAAGATAAAACAAGAATTATTACCCTTCTTGCAGGGTGTTCGATTCTTGTTGGCAACACAACTGAAGGTGGCTTAACTCTCGACGGTGTCAGCGTGACGGAGCCAGACGTATTCGTAGACGAATTCATTGCCATCCACCGTATCAGGCTTCCCCTCGATTTCAACAGATACGGCCGCATGGTAGACTTTAATAAGCCTAAGCCTAAAAAAGAGGTGATATCTAGATTGGAAATAGAAATATTCGCTGTTGTGATAGCCTCGTCGCTGGCTGGCATCGTCCATTGCCTCGTGTCTTCCCGCAGATAGGTTATTTCCTTATGGTTTATGGTCTTAAGTTTCCTCtgaataatttggataataTGTAGTATTTGAACTGGTTTCTTGGAACTTTGAAATATCAAGTTCCTTTTTATTGTGTCCTTTGAATAcgttcatatattttaaattagtgTTCCCTATTACGGTTCAAGTAAATACGAGGTAGTACTTATAAAACAAAGTGAAATGAAATTGAGAACCAATGGCTTGGATTATGAAGTAGTAAGCAAAGGAGAGCTTTTGACATTTCATGAATGGTTGTAAGAAATATAGGCACTATAACCTTTTTTATCTGATTCTTTTTCTCATCA
It encodes:
- the LOC108853659 gene encoding aspartyl protease UND; this encodes MFSNHIQKPLQKLVKMKTTMSYLLLLFLPLLVNAKLKRTTLYIPLVHNGVNVFDTKVISPPVVSPPNTQGKAVMAEIYFGSPPVKQVLHLDTGSSLTWVQCFPCSRCFDQNRLPKYWPKKSKTYREPMCESEDGKCRYELIYLDKCVVKGIHAQELVTVDTLDGGYERLYGVRFGCTEHSEGTSFIGTGILGLGAGMSSIIGEFDYKFSFCLGRISDKRSNHNLIFGDGANIQGHPTVINITNDHYYFSLESIIVERKIRLDHPVQVLVDTGSTMSYVSPGLYYNFVDEFEEIIGRPSSYRPNLCYKAEDIEQLYTFDVGFEFAGGAQLSVNVHNIFLPTGPPGDLCLAIINNENSFSDIIIGVTAMQGHNLGYHLRRKTVYLQKQNCNKSKL
- the LOC108849967 gene encoding uncharacterized protein LOC108849967, producing MKKSYIIFLIFTVTLSLALADEVGNRTAESIAEEIISSLSQAKFEDWSAAFISTDDKIRGGVLPATLFIPVAATDEHLGDRNVAAYHVVPEKMEFADLLAKEDKTRIITLLAGCSILVGNTTEGGLTLDGVSVTEPDVFVDEFIAIHRIRLPLDFNRYGRMVDFNKPKPKKEVISRLEIEIFAVVIASSLAGIVHCLVSSRR